A region of the Osmia lignaria lignaria isolate PbOS001 chromosome 5, iyOsmLign1, whole genome shotgun sequence genome:
CTCGTACTTTTCCATCCCCTGCACCTGATACCAATATTCTATCATTTGATTTTGGCATGAActagaaaagaaatgaattaaatattcTCAGAAATTAAACACGTTATTCTCTGTATTCACTGTTAATAAAAAACCGTTTAAAAACATTAAGAATATGATTCCTAAAACTACAATCTTAACATCTAATACATCATATAtttagaattatatttaaattacctTTGTTAATACATAAATGTAACATTACCTTAACAGAAAATATATTTCCTTGATGACGTGTACGTAGTACCAGTTTTTTTTCATACCGAAATGGATCCCACAAAATAATATTCATATCATCGGATGCTGAAGCAAGAATTCtataagtaaattaaaatttattttattttatttatttattttaccatgtattacatttttattatcatataACTAATACTTACTGTCCGCTTTCATTCCATTCTAAACAATTAACACATCCTGTATGACCAACCAATTCTTTTTCAAGTCCTAATCgagatattaaattttctgtGACATGTAATTTCTGAGAAACTTTATACGCCACTGAGTCCTAAAGAAATAAtgtgaataaaattattattttcataaactaTTAATAGTTGATGCAatataatttacatatttatagataaataaaatattattaacaaatatatGTTATAATAAAGTAATACTAACATTTGATGATATTAAACAATGTTAAGTTGTAATATGgatacatatataaatttttattaacataccCGTATCTCACGTTGACGTACTAAATCCACAACCCTATAATCTTTCTCGTGTATGTTCGGAAGCATTTCtatgtttcttttataaatccctttattatattaaaaaacttTAATATCCTCTGAAATTCATAACATATACTTCTATTAAACATATCACTCTCAAACGTTCTTTAATGAAGAAAACAAATGTAaccattatataaaaaaataacccATCATGTGGAGAATGTCACTCatcgtaaaaatataaaaataatttgcgCGAGACAAGGacagtttatttaaaattaacatgttaatacaaaaaacagagttattaacaaattaatgCATGTTTATACATCATCGTAACGTTATTACAACGTACTCACGCTGTTGTTTCTTCGCACAATACTCTCAACATAACTTTTGTACTTTATCACATTCTATCCTACGGttgatatatatattgtacatatataaGTATATGGATTCACATGTTATGcacaatatatatacatatatatgctgGTTATATGCCTAAAGTGCCGTATTAGTCTATATATTtagattattatttaataaattttcaatttcaaaaattatattaatcttTAGAACATAACAAGAACAACTCCATCCACGGATCTAATAACTAATTAATCAATCCATAGAGATTATTTTAGGTTTATAATTAACATATGCACGTAAAGCATTTTAAACACGCCAAATACCTttctaaaaaacaaaaacaaaaataattaactataattaaaagaaaacgtgTGAAGAAAGACGTATGTCAAAGTAAATGACTAAAAATACTCAAAAATTATATACAggacttttaattttaaataaattattgcgTGTAAAGAATAACTTACACACTGACATAATAAAATAACTTATCGAAAAGGACTTTTATTTATTACCATTAATTTTTATGAAGTTGACATTTAGACATACTAATCTTTTATTCTCAAATAATTTACATACCATATAGTTTATAATCACGTCTCGAGCATACTTGCGGCAGTGACTAAAAAAGACGGGCCATGCCTTCGTTCTCGAGGGGTAATGATTTAAGGGGTCCCAGACAGCCCCACAAAATTCGACTACTGCGCCAACTATACAACAGCGGCGGAAACTGCTCaataaattaccgacttatcAACTGAACTTCCGACAGTCAATAATCGACCCTTCGGCAGTCGATAAGTTAACAAGTAGTTTGCGCCGCTTTTATATAGATGGTGCAATGGCCGATGGCTTAGGGTGTTAGGGAACCCGAAGCACAGGTGACACTTTGTATACAGACAATATGGCATCCGGgttgttagggaccccgaagctatAATGTGATTAGCTGGATCAGCTATTATCTCATGAAAACTTTGACCCCCTGCGCAGTCTTAAACTCCTCTTTGCCTAAACCGTAAGAGATAGacatgcgcagtagattttttacaAAGAACCTTAACCAAGATAGGGCAAATGAAGCACTCTTAATGgttatgtaattagtttttatttgTCCCTGAAAAAATGTCtcttacatgtctgcatccttaacatccctgtatccttTATATCACTACGTTCCCTATATTCCTCCATCTCGTATATGccagcatcccttacatgtctgcatccttaacatccctgtatccttTATGTCACTACGTTCCCTGTATTCCTCCATCTCTTATATGCCAGCATTCCTTATAcctcggcatcccttacatttttgcatcccttacatctctgtaccctttatatctctgtatcccttacactcccgaattctccctgcatctcttgtatcctttcaacccttataataaatatattataaataacataCTTATGGctactggttcgagtaaaggtaagtaaaggtaagtaaaggtaagtaaagtctcgttgcaaaatttagttcctttttccgaaaccaggtggcgctgattcggcatcgaaaatttagttcacattttggccgccagagggccaaaattgctgcaaggtttagttcctttttccgaaaccagatggcgctgattcggcatcgaaaatttagttcacattttggccgccagagggccaaaaatggtgactggtttagttcctttttccgaaaccagatggcgctgattctacatcgaaattttagttcacattttggccgctagggggcgctgtttttttcgaaattttcgatgtagggatgaaaagaatgctgggatgtaaggaatgaagggatgtaaggaataaagggatgtaaggaatgctgggatgtaaggaatgaaaggatgtaaagaatgcagggatgtaaggaatgaagggatgtaaggcatgcagggatgtaaggaatgctgggatgtaaggaatgaagggatgtaagggatacagagatgtaagggatgcagggatgtaaaggatgcagggatgtaaaggatgcagggatgtaagggatgcagggatgtgagggatgcagggatgtaagggatgcagagatgtaaggaatacagagatgtaagggatgcaggaatgtaaggaaagtAGAGATGtagaggattttttttttttttttttaacgtggggaaatcttgcataagaccccccaccgaccCTTGGGCcagggcggcgggggagtgtcagattcctactgactaaaaccccacggcggcTAAAGGAGGGCTCTGGGGCCATTTGGGACCATCTGGTACCCCGGAGCCCTCCACATATTTACCTGCCACATTGGTACCCATCTCGGGTGCTTAGTATGTATGTAGATGACACTCACACACAGACATGTTTCCACATTATTAAAAGGGAGGATTACAaaaactggttcgagtaaaggtaagtaaatacCGCCCCGAGATGACGCTTGTGAGAATTCCCTCTTTTCCCACCCAACGTCTAGTCTTTTTGCATCTGTAGTCTATGGCGCCACTGTACCAATGCGTTATTAAACTTTATCGTGTTCCCCCTTATTATTCCAAATGcggcaattattaaattaataatatatttgtaatcAGTTTTAGAAATAAGTCAAAATGTTGGTATTATTCGAAACTCCAGCGGGATATGCTATATTTAAGGTATACAATTTGGgaagatttttaataatatataacctAAAGAACGTAGCACGTGTTCATAGActgataatttttcttttttgttaaatgaactatgaataataaacaataaatatgaaaattatttcgatTCAAAAATGATACAATGTAAAATATCACTTTTTCCTTCCAGGTACTGGATGAAAAGAGACTAGCAGAAGTAGAGAATCTTTATCATGAGTTTGAGACTCCTGAAGCTGCCAGTAGAATGTAAGTAAACTTTcctgattttaatttaaaaatcgatgaacgtttatttaaacaatatattatatttatttctgatTTATTGCAGAGTTAAATTAAAACACTTTGAAAAGTTCGCAGATACTACAGAAGCTCTTGCAGCTACTACAGCTGCAGTGGAAGGTAAACTCTGTAAATCattaaagaaaattcttaaAAAACATTGTAGTGAACTTCAAGAACAATTAGCTGTAGCAGATACTAAGCTAGGCAATGCTATAAAGGATAAACTTAGTTTGTCTTGTGTAAGCAATACTGCTATACAAGAATTAATGAGATGTATTAGAAGTCAAATCGACAGCTTGTTAGCTGGACTTCCAAAGAAAGAAATGACAGCAATGGCATTAGGTTTAGCGCATAGTCTTTCCAGGTATAAATTGAAGTTTTCACCGGATAAAATTGATACTATGATCATACAAGCTGTTTGTCTATTAGATGACTTAGACAAAGAATTAAATAACTACGTTATGCGTTGCCGTGAATGGTATGGTTGGCATTTTCCAGAACTTGGAAAAATCATTACAGACAATATAGCATTTGTAAAAACTGTAAAAGTAATTGGAACTAGAGAGAATGCCATAAATTCAGATTTATCTGATATATTACCAGAAGATGTAGAGCAGAAAGTAAAAGAGGCTGCTGAGATATCTATGGGAACTGAAATTTCTGAagatgatattttaaatattcaatatttaactGACCAAGTTATTGAAATTTCTCAATATAGAACACAGTTATATGATTACCTTAAAGCAAGAATGATGGCAATGGCACCAAATTTGACTGTACTTGTTGGAGAATTAGTGGGAGCACGTTTGATTTCTCATGCAGGTTCTTTAATTAATCTTGCTAAGCATCCAgcatctactgtacaaatactTGGCGCAGAAAAAGCTCTTTTCCGTGCGTTAAAAACCAAGAAAGATACTCCAAAATATGGTTTAATTTTTCATGCACAGCTTGTTGGACAATCTTCGGCAAAAAATAAAGGGAAAATGTCTAGAATGTTGGCAGCGAAAGCTTCGTTGGCAACTAGAGTAGATGCATTAGGAGAAGGTGACAATTTTGATCTTGGTGTTGAACATAAAGCTAAATTAGAAGCACGTTTGAGGATATTAGAAGAAGGGAATCTTCGTAGGATTAGCGGAACAGGCAAAGCAAAAGCAAAGTTTGAGAAATATCATAGTAAAAGCGAATACGTACAATATCCTGCTGCTGCTGATACAACACTTCACACTGGAAAAAGACGACACTCTGATATTGATGATAAAAAGCcgttaattgaagaaattaccaaacaagatgaagaaatacctaagaaaaagaagaaaaagccaGTTACTGAATGTACAGAAGAATCGGTAGTTCAACAAGATGTTAAAGTAGAAGCTGATGAAGAAACTACACCAACgtcaaaaaagaagaagaagaaattaaaattggaagtaACAGAACCAGGTGGTACTGAAGCTGAAAAAGTAGAACTTCCTACAGTAACAAAACAAGAAGCTGAAGCATCAGAgggtaaaatttttattttgtataccTTGAATCTATTTTCAAGATAGTCTTGAAAAATGTACTAAAATTTTCTTAATACTTTATTTTAGgacaaacaaagaagaaaaagaagaagaaaaataaacaagAATCACAAGATGTAAACGTTGAAGAAATTCAAGAAACTGTACTTCAAACTGAAGAAGTCacaagtgaaaaaaagaaaaaaaagaaaaagaaatctcaagATGAATgagattattaaatatatatgtatgcatataattaattatatttctaaaGTTAAGGTTCACCATGTAAGAATAGAATATGAACTGATTTATTCATATTTACACCTTTATAAACATTCTTTATCTtctattttaatcatttaatatcaatagaatatatattttctttattatgtaattatgtattttataaaatgtattatttgaatacaaatattttaagtattaaattgttatttcttATCTACCGTAAAAATAAAGTAGTTGAAGCGTTCTCGAGTGATTTTCCTACAAGTTTATTGTAGAACAAgatcgaaaaattattagaataattatttgacaaacttacATTTTGAGAAGACCGGCTGGAATtacgtatttttaaaattcgaccgctgcgccatctatacaaaagcggcggaaactacttaacgaatagtttgcgccacttttgtatagatggcgcaatggcCGATcgctggggtgttagggaccccgaagcgccaATGATTCTCTCTGCATATCGACATGATATGTCGAACTCGAATCCTTGAAATTTACAGGAAATTACCTTACCCCCGTACGCCAATGTAGTGTACAAATCTTCGCGCTTTCATATATGTATTACGTACTTGTCAATAATTTACAGCATTTAACGTTTACattctttgaaattttgtatcataattattcctaaaaaaataaaatcgttACTATTTATTAGACATTTCCTCTACAGAGAATcatattttttctaaataatcTAACAAAATGTTTGAGAGTTAATACTTTAGAACCGCCACGTTAGTTTAACACTTTGTAAGTAGCGCGATTATTCCGTTAGTATAGTTGTTCATAGTTCCAATACATTAATTTATATCTGCGACATAATGCATTAATTGTTAGCAAGTAGAACGCATTTCaataaattgtatattaaaaatacGTAGTAAAAGTAATATCTTTTTGtatgatattaacattacaaCAAAAAAACATATTTATAAAGGTTAGACACCTACATATATCG
Encoded here:
- the nop5 gene encoding nop5 ribonucleoprotein — its product is MLVLFETPAGYAIFKVLDEKRLAEVENLYHEFETPEAASRIVKLKHFEKFADTTEALAATTAAVEGKLCKSLKKILKKHCSELQEQLAVADTKLGNAIKDKLSLSCVSNTAIQELMRCIRSQIDSLLAGLPKKEMTAMALGLAHSLSRYKLKFSPDKIDTMIIQAVCLLDDLDKELNNYVMRCREWYGWHFPELGKIITDNIAFVKTVKVIGTRENAINSDLSDILPEDVEQKVKEAAEISMGTEISEDDILNIQYLTDQVIEISQYRTQLYDYLKARMMAMAPNLTVLVGELVGARLISHAGSLINLAKHPASTVQILGAEKALFRALKTKKDTPKYGLIFHAQLVGQSSAKNKGKMSRMLAAKASLATRVDALGEGDNFDLGVEHKAKLEARLRILEEGNLRRISGTGKAKAKFEKYHSKSEYVQYPAAADTTLHTGKRRHSDIDDKKPLIEEITKQDEEIPKKKKKKPVTECTEESVVQQDVKVEADEETTPTSKKKKKKLKLEVTEPGGTEAEKVELPTVTKQEAEASEGQTKKKKKKKNKQESQDVNVEEIQETVLQTEEVTSEKKKKKKKKSQDE